GAGCAGTACGCCTACGTCCCCTTCGAGGTCGAGGGCAACGTCAAGGCCAAGCTCGACGAGTTGGACAAGGATCTCGACGGCGAGGGCATGCGCACCCAGATGGTCGTCAACCTCGACCCGCGCTCGCGGGTGCGGGAGGGGGACGTCGGCCACTTCGTCTTCAACCCGGCGCTCATGCACGTCTTCGACCCGGAGTCGGGGGACTGCCTCACCCGCGACGACGAGGCCGCTGCGGAGATCGCTCGCCAGTCCGAGGAGGACCGCCAGCGTGCGCTCCGTCGCGCCCGGGAGCGTGAGGCGGAGGCCCACGCCTGACAGCCACCTCCGCGAAGGGGTGGCCCACTCGGTCGCGCAAGCCCGAGCAGTGGCGGAGGAGGGGATCGTCCGTCAGCGAGCGGGGCCGATGCCCAGCTCGGCGCGGCTGGGCGGTTGGGCCCCGACGCGGGTGACCGTCACGGCGGAGGCGTCGATGCCGCGTCGGATGGCAGGCACGAGAGTGCGACCGCGGGCCTTGCGCAGCCGTGCACGGGCCCCGGGGCCGCCGAGGAGGCCGGCATCGAGCAACCCGGAGAGCAGACCGGACATGAAGGAGTCCCCGGCGCCCACGGTGCTGACGACCTGCACGGACGCACCGGGCAGGGAGACCAGTCGGCCGGAGGGCAGTACGGCCAGAGCGCCGTGCTCGCCCCGGGTGCACACGGCCAGTGACGGCCCGAGGTCCCGCCAGGTGTGCAACCACTCGGCGAGATCGTCCTCGTCGAGTGGCCGGCCGGCGAGCCACTCGAGGTCGGCGTCGCTGGCCTTGACGACGTTGCTGACGGCGACGCGTCGCTCGACCTCGTCAACGGCCCGGTCGTGGTCGGGCACCAGAGAAGGGCGGATGTTGGGGTCGTAGGAGACCGTGCCGGCCTGCCGTCCACCGTCCATGGCTGCGAGCACGTCGAGCCCGCCCGGGCGCATCAGGGCCCCGTACGACCCGGTGTGCAGGTGACCGGTCCGCTGGGGCAGCTCCGGCACCCGCCAGGTGACCTCGAAGTCGTACTCGGCCTGACCGTGGTCGTCGATGGTGGCGGTCGCGACCGGGGTGTCCTCGGCCCGGTCGCTGCCGGGGACCAGGGTCACCCCGGCGTCGGAGAGGTGCGCTCCGATCGCAGCGCCGTACCGGTCGCGACCGATGTGCGTGGCCAGGGAGACGGAGTGGTCCAGTCGGGCGAGGCCGACGGCCACGTTGAGGGGGCTGCCTCCCACGTGCTCGGCGCCCGACCCGTCCGGTGACCGAACGATGTCGATGAGCGCCTCGCCGATGACCAGGGTCGATCCCGCGGCTCCGCGACGTCCGGGCATGGTCAGGCGGAGAGCTGCGGGGAAAGCCGCTGGACCTTGGTCAGGTTGTGGTGCGCCTCGACGATCCGGGTGGTGCCGGACTTGCTGCGCATGACGAGGGACTCGGTGGTGGCGCCTCCGGGGCGGTACCTGACGCCACGCAGCAGCTCGCCGTCGGTGATGCCGGTCGCGACGAAGTAGCAGTTGTCGGTCTGCACGAGGTCGTCGGTGGTCAGGACCCGCTCCAGGTCGTGGCCGGAGTCGATGGCGTGCTGTCGCTCATCGTCGTCGCTGGGCCACAGGCGGCCCTGGATGACGCCGCCGAGGCACTTGATCGCGCACGCGGTGATGATGCCCTCGGGGGTGCCGCCCACGCCGAGCAGCATGTCGATGCCCGTGTCGGGGCGAGCAGCCATGATGGCGCCGGCGACGTCACCGTCGGAGATGAAGCGGATGCGGGCGCCGGCGGCACGCACCTCCTCGGCGAGCTCGGAGTGCCGCGGACGGTCGAGCATGACGACGGTGACGTCCTCGGGCTGGGTCGACTTCGCCTTGGCGATGCGCCGGATGTTCTCGGCGACGGGCAGGCGGATGTCGACGGTGTCGGCGGCGGCGGGGCCGGTGACCAGCTTGTCCATGTAGAACACGGCGCTCGGGTCGTACATCGTGCCCCGGTCGGCGACGGCCATGACGGAGACGGCGTTGGTCATCCCCTTGGCCGTGAGGGTGGTCCCGTCGATCGGGTCGACGGCGACGTCGCAGGCGGCACCGTGGCCGTCCCCGACGTTCTCGCCGTTGTAGAGCATCGGGGCCTCGTCCTTCTCGCCCTCGCCGATGACGACGACGCCGGACATGCGCACGCCGGCGATCATCGAGCGCATGGCGTCGACGGCGGCGCCGTCGGCACGGTTCTTGTCGCCGCGACCGACCCATCGGCCTCCGGCCAGTGCGGCGGCCTCGGTGACCCGGACCAGCTCCATCGCCAGGTTGCGGTCGGGGTGCATGACCCCGGAGCTGGGGGCGGGCGTGCTGGTCTCG
The DNA window shown above is from Janibacter sp. A1S7 and carries:
- the glpX gene encoding class II fructose-bisphosphatase — encoded protein: MDETSTPAPSSGVMHPDRNLAMELVRVTEAAALAGGRWVGRGDKNRADGAAVDAMRSMIAGVRMSGVVVIGEGEKDEAPMLYNGENVGDGHGAACDVAVDPIDGTTLTAKGMTNAVSVMAVADRGTMYDPSAVFYMDKLVTGPAAADTVDIRLPVAENIRRIAKAKSTQPEDVTVVMLDRPRHSELAEEVRAAGARIRFISDGDVAGAIMAARPDTGIDMLLGVGGTPEGIITACAIKCLGGVIQGRLWPSDDDERQHAIDSGHDLERVLTTDDLVQTDNCYFVATGITDGELLRGVRYRPGGATTESLVMRSKSGTTRIVEAHHNLTKVQRLSPQLSA
- a CDS encoding PfkB family carbohydrate kinase; translated protein: MPGRRGAAGSTLVIGEALIDIVRSPDGSGAEHVGGSPLNVAVGLARLDHSVSLATHIGRDRYGAAIGAHLSDAGVTLVPGSDRAEDTPVATATIDDHGQAEYDFEVTWRVPELPQRTGHLHTGSYGALMRPGGLDVLAAMDGGRQAGTVSYDPNIRPSLVPDHDRAVDEVERRVAVSNVVKASDADLEWLAGRPLDEDDLAEWLHTWRDLGPSLAVCTRGEHGALAVLPSGRLVSLPGASVQVVSTVGAGDSFMSGLLSGLLDAGLLGGPGARARLRKARGRTLVPAIRRGIDASAVTVTRVGAQPPSRAELGIGPAR